Proteins from a genomic interval of Desulfobacterales bacterium:
- the murG gene encoding undecaprenyldiphospho-muramoylpentapeptide beta-N-acetylglucosaminyltransferase → MNRQTLCGNRGVRGDKASPEGGSAIVIAGGGTGGHLFPGIAIAEAFREKDPGNRVLFVSTGRPLEVSALAGKRFDLRRISVKGLKGKGRLDQFLSAIKIPGAVLESIRILKQFKPAVVIGVGGYSSGPVALAAWLLGIRVVIHEQNIIAGMTNRILARLAYRICLSFDSIPRGINPEKAVITGNPVRKEFLETSGRIREPAAEKPFTVLIIGGSQGAHRINMTLLDALEHIEKKDRFFLIHQTGELDEDVVRKRYSALGMKGDVRAFFGDMASQYRKADLVICRAGATTVAEITAIGKPAVFIPFPYAADNHQELNARSLADRGAAELILETELTGELLAGRIRYFVSDPKALIRMASRVQTFARPDAARDILALSFSQKRLPAA, encoded by the coding sequence ATGAACAGACAGACATTGTGCGGCAATCGAGGGGTACGCGGGGATAAAGCCTCTCCGGAAGGTGGTTCGGCTATCGTCATCGCCGGCGGAGGGACCGGGGGGCATCTGTTCCCTGGCATTGCGATCGCTGAAGCGTTCCGTGAAAAAGATCCTGGAAACCGGGTCCTTTTTGTCAGTACCGGCCGGCCCCTTGAGGTATCTGCTCTGGCCGGAAAAAGGTTTGATCTCAGGCGGATTTCCGTCAAAGGACTCAAAGGCAAAGGGCGGCTGGATCAGTTTTTGTCAGCAATAAAAATACCCGGGGCGGTTCTGGAATCGATCCGGATATTGAAACAGTTTAAACCCGCCGTGGTCATCGGCGTCGGCGGGTATTCCTCCGGACCGGTCGCATTGGCGGCGTGGCTGCTTGGCATCCGGGTCGTGATTCATGAACAGAATATCATTGCCGGAATGACCAACCGGATTCTGGCCCGGCTGGCATACCGGATATGTCTCTCGTTTGATTCAATCCCGCGGGGGATAAATCCGGAAAAGGCGGTGATAACCGGAAATCCGGTGAGAAAAGAGTTCCTGGAAACGTCCGGTCGGATCCGGGAGCCGGCGGCTGAAAAACCTTTTACCGTCCTGATTATCGGCGGCAGTCAGGGTGCCCACCGCATCAATATGACGCTTCTGGACGCACTGGAACATATTGAGAAAAAAGACCGGTTTTTTCTGATTCACCAGACCGGGGAACTGGATGAAGACGTTGTCCGGAAGCGGTATTCAGCCCTGGGGATGAAGGGGGATGTGAGAGCTTTTTTCGGTGATATGGCCAGTCAATACCGGAAAGCGGATCTGGTCATATGCCGGGCCGGAGCGACCACTGTGGCCGAAATTACAGCCATTGGAAAGCCGGCGGTATTCATTCCGTTTCCCTATGCGGCCGACAATCATCAGGAACTCAATGCCCGCAGCCTGGCTGACCGGGGTGCGGCAGAACTGATTTTGGAAACGGAGCTAACGGGTGAACTCCTTGCCGGCAGAATCCGGTATTTTGTCTCTGACCCGAAGGCGCTGATACGGATGGCATCCCGCGTCCAGACCTTCGCAAGGCCTGATGCCGCCCGGGACATTCTTGCTCTGAGCTTCAGCCAGAAGAGGCTTCCAGCCGCTTGA
- the ftsW gene encoding putative lipid II flippase FtsW, producing MQKPIEQDTPVNADSAASGSPYDVALLFAVMFLVGIGLVMVYSASSALALKKFGTDYYFIKKQVLFSVAGFMILLACRHIPYPMYRLLTYPMLLVAIIALLAVELTGFGLSAGGAARWLRLGSFTFQPSEFVRLALVVFLAYSLSRKTDAIREFSIGFVPHVLVLSLLSVPILLQPDFGSVVILAVITWVMMFVAGVRIKYLLVSVACLIPVGYACAIHAPYRLRRLMSFIDPWKYSTDEGYQIVHSLMAFGSGGVWGKGIGNGYQKLFYLPEPHTDFIFSVIGEEVGLLGICIIMALYLLIIFKGISIARNARDLFGSFMAIGLTTAIGLQVCVNMGVALGLLPTKGLTLPFLSYGGTSLLMNMASVGILMNIGAAKAR from the coding sequence ATGCAAAAGCCAATAGAACAGGATACTCCGGTTAACGCCGATTCGGCCGCCTCCGGCAGTCCATACGATGTGGCGCTGCTGTTTGCCGTGATGTTTCTTGTGGGCATTGGATTGGTGATGGTCTACAGTGCAAGCTCAGCGCTGGCATTGAAAAAATTCGGGACCGATTATTATTTTATTAAAAAGCAGGTTCTGTTTTCGGTTGCAGGTTTCATGATTTTGTTAGCCTGCCGGCATATTCCGTATCCGATGTATCGACTGCTGACCTATCCGATGCTGCTGGTTGCGATTATTGCGCTTCTGGCTGTTGAGCTGACCGGATTCGGATTAAGTGCCGGTGGGGCTGCCCGGTGGCTCCGGCTCGGCAGCTTTACGTTTCAGCCGTCCGAATTTGTTCGTCTGGCCCTGGTCGTTTTCCTGGCCTATTCACTCAGCAGGAAGACCGATGCCATACGGGAGTTTTCCATTGGATTTGTGCCGCATGTTCTGGTTCTGAGCCTGTTGAGCGTTCCGATACTGCTGCAGCCGGATTTTGGTTCAGTGGTCATTCTCGCGGTCATTACCTGGGTGATGATGTTTGTCGCGGGGGTCAGGATCAAATATCTATTGGTCTCTGTTGCGTGTCTGATACCCGTCGGGTATGCCTGTGCGATTCATGCACCGTACCGGCTCAGGCGACTGATGAGCTTTATTGATCCATGGAAGTATTCGACCGATGAGGGCTATCAGATCGTTCATTCCCTGATGGCGTTCGGCTCCGGGGGAGTCTGGGGAAAGGGCATCGGAAACGGGTATCAGAAACTGTTTTATCTTCCGGAGCCGCATACGGATTTCATTTTCTCCGTGATCGGTGAAGAAGTGGGCTTGCTGGGTATTTGCATCATTATGGCACTGTATCTGCTGATCATATTCAAGGGAATCAGCATTGCCAGAAATGCCCGGGATCTGTTCGGCTCGTTTATGGCCATCGGTCTTACCACAGCCATCGGTCTTCAGGTGTGCGTGAACATGGGGGTGGCCCTGGGCCTGTTGCCGACAAAGGGGTTGACGCTCCCGTTTCTCAGCTACGGGGGGACATCCCTGCTGATGAACATGGCATCGGTCGGGATATTGATGAATATCGGAGCAGCGAAAGCCAGATGA
- the murD gene encoding UDP-N-acetylmuramoyl-L-alanine--D-glutamate ligase, with amino-acid sequence MNIQGKHIVIVGLGKSGISAARFLSRRHARVTVTDMAGEKALKEKLEQLKGLDIRQELGGHQVKTFETADLIVLSPGVPHTIEPVNRARKKGVPVIGEIELASRFIGEPIVAVTGTNGKTTTTTMVGEMLRCSGKKVFVGGNIGNPLIGYVDGDEKADIVVVELSSFQLDTIDTFRPSVAVLLNIAEDHMDRYPDFGGYIRSKARIFENQHPDDQAVLNGSDASVRAIAGSIRSRRLWFNGCPESEYGVVMDGGHMLFRMGPERTCRIRISCAEHLGRHNLENVAAASLASLAAGATPEGIETAMSRFESLPHRLESVAVINGVEYVNDSKATNVAAVAKALESLEKPVVLIMGGRNKGSDFSLLEPLIKARVKQLVVMGEAREDILNAIGKAVPSLSASSMSDALRLASDCASSGDAVVLSPACSSFDMFDSYGHRGNIFRKAVEALRCKSQ; translated from the coding sequence ATGAATATTCAAGGAAAGCATATTGTCATTGTCGGCCTGGGTAAATCCGGCATCTCAGCGGCCCGGTTTTTATCCCGCAGGCATGCCCGGGTCACCGTCACTGACATGGCCGGTGAAAAGGCGTTGAAAGAGAAACTGGAACAGCTCAAGGGCCTGGATATCCGGCAGGAGCTGGGCGGGCATCAGGTTAAAACGTTTGAGACCGCGGATTTGATTGTGCTCAGTCCCGGTGTGCCGCATACCATCGAGCCGGTCAACCGGGCCCGGAAAAAGGGGGTTCCGGTCATTGGCGAGATCGAGCTGGCGTCCCGGTTTATCGGAGAGCCCATTGTTGCTGTCACCGGAACCAACGGTAAAACCACCACAACGACCATGGTGGGCGAGATGCTCAGATGCTCGGGAAAGAAGGTATTTGTTGGGGGCAATATCGGAAACCCCCTGATCGGTTATGTCGACGGTGATGAAAAGGCGGATATCGTCGTTGTCGAACTGAGCAGTTTTCAGCTCGATACCATCGACACTTTCCGGCCCTCGGTGGCCGTTTTGCTCAATATTGCCGAAGACCACATGGACCGGTACCCGGATTTCGGCGGATATATCCGCTCAAAAGCCCGGATTTTTGAAAACCAGCATCCGGATGATCAGGCCGTATTAAACGGCTCAGATGCGTCAGTCCGCGCTATTGCCGGTTCCATCCGAAGCCGCCGTTTGTGGTTTAACGGCTGCCCGGAGTCCGAATATGGCGTTGTCATGGATGGCGGGCATATGCTGTTCCGGATGGGCCCGGAACGTACCTGCCGAATCAGGATCTCCTGTGCGGAACATCTGGGCAGACACAACCTGGAGAATGTGGCCGCCGCATCGCTGGCATCGCTGGCAGCCGGTGCCACACCGGAAGGGATTGAAACGGCGATGAGCCGGTTTGAAAGCCTTCCTCACCGGCTGGAGTCTGTCGCTGTCATCAACGGCGTGGAGTATGTGAACGATTCCAAGGCCACCAATGTGGCTGCCGTGGCAAAGGCGCTTGAATCATTGGAAAAGCCGGTGGTTCTCATTATGGGCGGACGAAACAAGGGTTCAGACTTTTCACTGCTTGAACCGTTGATCAAGGCCCGTGTCAAACAGCTGGTTGTCATGGGAGAAGCCCGGGAAGACATTTTAAACGCTATAGGAAAGGCCGTGCCATCACTGAGCGCCTCGTCCATGTCCGATGCACTGCGCCTCGCATCGGACTGTGCGTCTTCAGGAGATGCCGTGGTGCTGTCTCCAGCCTGTTCAAGCTTTGATATGTTTGACAGCTACGGTCATCGGGGAAACATTTTTCGAAAGGCAGTTGAAGCGCTTCGATGCAAAAGCCAATAG
- the mraY gene encoding phospho-N-acetylmuramoyl-pentapeptide-transferase: MLYHLLYPLHTTVSALNVFKYITFRTIYAGLTSFLVCVLLGPWVIRKLTQLQIGQYVRDDGPQSHLKKNGTPTMGGVLIIGSICMSTLLWTNLTNRYIWIVLLITAGYGLIGFADDYLKVIRKQSKGLSARSKLVLQTVTALVAGVLLFSFFDLNTRVTVPFFKGLSPDLGWGYIFFAVLVIVGTSNAVNLTDGLDGLAIGPVIITAVTYMVFAYVAGHVRIADYLQITYVAGSGELAVFCGAMAGAGLGFLWFNTYPAQIFMGDVGSLSLGGAIGTVAVITKQEILLVLVGGLFVIEALSVIFQVGFFKMTNGRRIFRMAPLHHHFELKGWPEPKVCVRFWIISIILALISISTLKLR; encoded by the coding sequence ATGCTGTACCATTTGCTGTATCCGCTCCATACAACCGTATCTGCTTTAAATGTATTCAAATACATTACTTTTCGGACCATTTATGCCGGTCTGACGTCGTTTTTGGTCTGTGTGCTTCTGGGACCCTGGGTCATTCGGAAACTGACGCAGTTGCAGATTGGACAATATGTCAGAGATGACGGGCCTCAGAGTCATTTGAAAAAAAACGGGACCCCAACCATGGGAGGCGTCCTGATCATCGGTTCCATTTGTATGTCAACGCTGCTGTGGACCAATCTGACGAATCGTTATATCTGGATCGTTCTGCTGATTACGGCCGGATACGGTTTGATCGGCTTTGCCGATGATTATCTGAAGGTGATCCGTAAACAAAGCAAGGGCCTGAGTGCCAGAAGCAAGCTTGTTCTGCAGACGGTTACGGCTCTGGTGGCCGGCGTGTTACTGTTCTCGTTTTTCGATCTCAATACACGGGTGACCGTTCCGTTTTTCAAGGGCCTGTCACCGGATTTGGGATGGGGGTATATTTTTTTTGCCGTGCTGGTGATTGTCGGCACCTCCAATGCCGTCAATTTAACCGACGGGCTCGATGGCCTGGCGATTGGTCCCGTGATCATAACGGCAGTCACGTATATGGTATTTGCCTATGTGGCGGGGCACGTCAGAATTGCGGATTATCTGCAGATCACCTATGTTGCCGGCAGCGGTGAACTGGCTGTATTCTGCGGGGCCATGGCCGGGGCCGGTCTGGGGTTTTTATGGTTTAACACCTACCCGGCGCAGATTTTTATGGGCGATGTCGGCTCCCTTTCGCTGGGAGGCGCGATCGGTACCGTGGCGGTCATCACGAAACAGGAGATTCTGCTGGTTCTGGTGGGGGGGCTGTTTGTTATCGAAGCGTTGTCGGTCATTTTTCAGGTAGGTTTTTTCAAGATGACAAACGGACGCCGGATTTTCAGAATGGCGCCCCTGCATCATCATTTTGAACTCAAAGGATGGCCGGAACCCAAGGTATGTGTGAGGTTCTGGATTATTTCGATCATTCTGGCGCTGATTTCCATCAGCACGTTAAAACTCAGATAG
- a CDS encoding UDP-N-acetylmuramoyl-tripeptide--D-alanyl-D-alanine ligase produces the protein MTHIKLIPWTAEEILNASGGTLLCGDIRQRFSGVSIDSRRISADDVFVAIRGEVHDGHRFIRDILTPGVRRGIVVSRHETLDPGLDRLEQDRVVCIAVDDTTRALGDLAAFNLERTRAPVIAITGSCGKTTTREMAVSVFSGHVNTLSTQGNYNNLIGLPLTLLRLACQHELAILELGMNHPGEIRRLAQICQPDIGVIINIGPVHLEGLGSIEGVMRAKGELLEHIKPEGTAVFNADDPNVMRLAAAFNGQRLCFGMSPTADIRASSVNQDASCVSFVLELPGDRVPVTLDTPGLFMVSNALAAAAAGYARGLSAGDIKAGLEAFKPVRQRMNVFMANRQVHVIDDTYNANPRSMEAAIRTLESLKGKGRGILVAGDMRELGAQSEALHRKIGGVAAASGISRLYVTGDFAYAVAEGAQQAHMASGSIFIGSREAIEADLQKWLEPGDWVLIKGSRSIKMEKIVDGLRGMNSNAGRAS, from the coding sequence ATGACTCACATTAAACTCATACCATGGACCGCGGAAGAGATCCTGAACGCATCAGGGGGCACGCTGCTGTGCGGAGATATCCGGCAGCGGTTTTCAGGCGTGAGCATTGATTCGCGCCGGATATCAGCCGATGATGTGTTCGTTGCCATCCGGGGAGAGGTTCATGACGGCCACCGGTTTATCCGGGATATTCTGACGCCGGGTGTCAGGAGGGGGATAGTGGTGAGCCGGCATGAGACCCTTGATCCGGGGCTGGACCGGCTGGAACAGGACCGGGTTGTCTGCATAGCAGTGGATGATACCACAAGGGCACTGGGAGATCTGGCGGCATTTAATCTCGAAAGGACAAGGGCTCCGGTCATTGCCATTACCGGTTCATGCGGCAAAACCACCACCAGGGAAATGGCGGTATCGGTGTTTTCCGGGCACGTGAATACCCTGTCAACCCAGGGCAATTATAACAATCTGATCGGACTTCCCCTGACGCTTCTCCGGCTCGCTTGTCAGCATGAGCTGGCGATTCTCGAGCTCGGTATGAACCATCCGGGAGAAATCCGCCGTCTGGCTCAAATTTGTCAGCCTGACATCGGCGTGATTATCAACATCGGGCCGGTGCATCTGGAAGGCCTCGGCTCCATCGAGGGCGTGATGCGGGCCAAGGGTGAGCTGCTGGAACATATCAAACCGGAAGGCACGGCCGTGTTCAATGCGGATGATCCGAACGTCATGCGTCTGGCGGCAGCTTTTAACGGTCAACGCCTCTGCTTTGGCATGTCACCGACGGCCGACATCCGGGCATCTTCGGTGAACCAGGACGCATCCTGCGTTTCGTTTGTCCTTGAGCTGCCAGGTGACCGTGTGCCCGTAACACTCGATACCCCGGGCCTGTTTATGGTGTCCAATGCGCTTGCCGCAGCCGCCGCCGGATATGCCCGGGGTCTGTCGGCCGGGGATATCAAAGCCGGACTTGAAGCGTTCAAACCGGTTCGCCAGAGAATGAACGTGTTTATGGCGAACCGACAGGTTCATGTGATCGATGATACCTATAATGCCAATCCCCGCTCCATGGAAGCGGCAATCCGGACACTCGAATCCCTGAAAGGAAAAGGCAGGGGCATTCTTGTGGCCGGTGACATGCGCGAACTCGGGGCGCAATCAGAAGCCCTTCACCGTAAAATCGGGGGGGTGGCAGCCGCATCCGGTATTTCAAGACTGTACGTGACTGGAGATTTTGCATATGCGGTAGCCGAAGGCGCTCAGCAGGCGCACATGGCTTCCGGCAGCATTTTTATCGGAAGCCGGGAAGCCATTGAGGCCGATCTGCAAAAATGGCTTGAGCCGGGGGACTGGGTGCTGATCAAAGGCTCCCGTTCAATAAAAATGGAAAAAATCGTTGATGGCCTGCGGGGCATGAATTCCAATGCGGGCAGGGCATCCTGA